The genomic stretch ctttatacaccaagactgggtTTACTTcagagcctcctgcattctttcagaaactatgttgtcgaactttcctcttaccaagatgactatgtcatctgcaaatcccacaattttgaaaccttttgcttctaagcttttgagaagatcgtgtaccaccaaagaccacataagtggcgaaaAAACACCTCCTGgcggacatcctttcgttgcccttaccgtaatagacgaacctcccaactcagaagtgatttctctttttgcaagcatggtatTAATCCAGTTAACAATACTCGTGTGAAATCCTTTGTTCTtcattgcactagacattgatgaataggacgcattatcaaaagcaccttTGATACCCAAGATAGAGCACAAAGCAATTTCTTTATCTGAAagtgacttttcaattttcatgaccAGCGTACGAAGCGCTGTGATAgtggattttccagtttgataggcaaactggaactttgaaagcggttttttttttgcatgtaagatgtatgaatgaaatcattcagcactttttccatgggcttcaacaaaaccgaagaaagGTCTGAATGATTTAGGATGCGTCTTATCACACTTCCCAGTTTTAGGTATGAGGATTACTCTTACTACCCTCCACTTTGATGGAATATGATTTGGAAGTTACCTttcaactccataccaagtatggagctctaatcccaagcaggtcattagtttcatcaactatgttgtacctaattggggtacaggtttgaaacaaaacagttctactccatcaatgagtacgagcaatccatAACCTGTGCACATcaatcggggccagccacaaaagacaatcagcaagactgtcgcagtggcgctccagtacccagtgcccttcaggcatacagtaAAAAAGGCTTTGCTTTGTACCTTCCAGTTCAGTGTTCCTCGGCATAATTTGATATGTTACCGGCCGTTTAGTTATACAGTTTTGTCTAACATGTCTAACGAGACCTGCCCCTCGTATTGTGTTATAAAAACGAAGCTTAACGTATGGCAATAGAATTTTATTGTTACAcgatttttgaacataaaacaGTTACCTTTTTCCTAGTCCATCGCTAGCCCTGTGCTCTTTGCGGCTGTTCGACTGTGTGCTTTTGAATCGCTCTTTAGTTTTACGATCTCCCATGCTATTGCTCGGGCTCCGACTTCTATGTTTATCATGTTCACGATGACGATCCGATCGGTCGCTTGATTTGCTTCGACTTCGTCTCCTTCTGGCACTATTGTAGCTACTCCTTCGTTCCCGATTAGTATCTCTAGTGCAGTGTTTTATTGTGCTTTCTTTTTGGTCTGGTGATTTTTGTCGTGATGATTGGTGTCTGCTTCGGGAAGTTATCTCCACAGCCGGTGATTCTGACCAACGCCAGTTTGTTTTTGATGgtattgaattttcaatttcatcCCATGTCCTATTTAACAAATTGAACAAATACAACGTGGCCTAACGTTAAACTGCCTTATTAAATTTATTGAACCTACCTTTGTATCATCGGTGTTCGCTCGCATAACCTCCTCGAACTCCGGGCGGACTGCAACTCCTTGAAGTGATCGTAGCGATACTTGCTGACCGGATTGACCATTAAATGCAAATAATTGCAAACTTTTCCCTTTTGGCATCGCGATTGCTCAAACAGGCCTGAAGGCAAATATGTAACAACCGGTTAGGAAGTGTCTGCGTTCAAAGCATTTAAATTTTAACCGGCTGCTATTGTAATCGAATAAAAGCTTAGTTAAGGTTTTTCACAATTAggagacaaaaaataaatacaattttcATAAAGGATACTATTGACTCCAATTACCACAAACAGCCGATGTCCAAGCTATTGGTGAACGAAATTCAATGTGTAGTTGTCTAGATGCATAGAACCGACCATTCATTCGTTGAAAAGCTTTCGCTGCTGATCTAAAATAGATCTGCTGTGAAAAGGCGAGGTTActgaaaaatttattcattttacctCATATCATTGTACTGAATAAAGACATGTCCTTTCAGATGAGGTTCGAAATTGCGACATGTAAAAATAGTTGTAATAGTACCAAATTGTTCAAATTCCTCTATAATATCAAAGAAGAAGTCGCGGTAACATCGATTTAATTCATCCTCGTCGAACTCGATCGCCAAATCATTCCCGTACTCCGGGTGCTGTTGATCGTCCAATGCGGGATGGGCGAAAAAATTTGGAATTAATATGAgctgtcaaaaaaaaatgttttttccatTGTcacataaaacaattaaaagatGTTAACTATATACCTCGCTTAAACTAGGAGTTTGATGATCAGAGGAGCACCTCAGTCCATAACGACAAGAGCCAATTTTACTAAAAAATGAACAAGGATTTGCTCCAGCTCTCGAGTGGATTGTCTCACGAAGAGTTGCCACGTTATCGTCAATGCCCATAAGATATTCGGCCAACATGCGCTCCCGCTCTTGTTGCTTTTGACGGAATTCCGTTAACAGACGTTCCTTTTCAGCTTTCATTGCGTTAGCTTTTTGCATCTGTTCCTCAAATTCTTTTCGTATGCGACTGCGTTTTTCATGTTCCTGTTTAGCTGCAGCTTCAAACtgcttttgtttttctttgtaaGCCAACTGAAACTCCATTTCTCGATCCATCCAGAGTGCATTTTCGTATCGACTCAGCTCTTCCTGTTGCTGTTGTGATAACAGTTCTGACCTTTCTTTTTCTTGCAAATATGCTACATAACTGGGATTATTAAGCTTCAATTTTTCGATCTCTGCTAGTTGTCGATCTCGATCTTGGGCCACACGTCGCCTGATTCGTTTTCTTCGCATTTTCTTGAACAGTTTACGCCAATCTTTTCGACTAAAAACATTCCGGAATTAGCCAGAGAGGATAACGTAATCAAACTACTTACCGTAACACAATTTTATTATCCATAGTGACGAAGTTTACCggttatttttaatatatgatATAGTTACAATCACTTACACTAAAACATTTTAAGTTATTCGGTATTTGATTCTTTGCAATAAAGTATAACATATCCACTTTAATCAGCTTTCTTGTTTGCCTGCTGCTGTCATAAATTGATGCAggagatatattttgatataacATGTAAAGTCTGTTCATGACGTAACACAAAATCAATGCACGTTTATTGCAAAATGTTCACGTATTAACACGGACGGACATAACACTTTCTTCACGAACATGACgcaaccaagttttttttgtttttttttaacctgAATAATTTCATGCGCACTGGAAGGTTCATTGCAATTCAATAACTTTGTTTATATATATTACTAAATTTTAAAGCTTGTTCCACAACCTGCTTACTATAATTTTAATCTTGTAGTTTGTAGTGTATTAACTcaattaaaatattcaaaattcgtaAATACTTCGAGAAATTATTACATAGGGCATCAGTTCTACTGTCGTAATGGTTGTTCAATTACGGTCCGGGGGCTTGATGaagtcatagttttttttatagcgaatttctttattccaccagttCTATAGTCTatagttttgacctggaagcacaCTAAcagctgtcaaaacccttccttattcgctcgattttgacccagttttgacctggcctgctgcccgaagcgcactgtaaaatttgtcagcttcaacccactacCGCAATTATCtgacatctctttcttacttgcgtcgtaaatcgcgatTCCGTTTTTTTATTGCTCGGCAGATTTGTCCGgacgcagtggaataaagaaattcgcatTCGCTATTAGAGTGTTTGACTTTGTCGTTGCGTAAGGCGTGAATGATAAACTCACCTCCCTGACACCGTAATCCCATTACCTATAGTTTGACAGTACCCCCATTATGACGAATCCCTCGATGCCGAGCCCCAAACAACAAAGGCCGCAAAGGGAAGACATCTGACGTGCTCTTCGCTCCCGTTCAGTGTTGCCTAATCTATCGATGTCTCTGTTTATAGCAAAGTGAAGCACAGCAGTGTAACATGCCATTTCATTCCCTCGTATACAAAAATACAGGCTACGAACGTGTCAGGTAGGTGGATAAAAtgctaggacaggacgtgacgagtggcttctagttattcttcttCTCGTTCAAAATAGCCCTcataaaacattttaatttttcggcACGACGCTTGCCAGTGTCGCCAAAAATATTTCATAAAGGAAATTTCAATACCTAGGATTTTTCAAGCTCTGGGTTACTATTATAATTAGTTACTTGATAATGGTTACTCAATGAATCTTGAATTGATTTAGAGATATATTTTGGATTTATTTAAACTAGTCATAATTTCAACTTATTCCTCTTGCTTTTCTTGAATTAAATCTGCAATAGTTCATCACAAGTAGTTGAAACAACATAACTAATATTTCGAATGTTAATTTTCACAGATCCGGTGGatgaaaatgtttcgaaaagttGTTGAACGAAACACAGATCATCCACTTGGTATGCAGACACAGTGTaaaccaaaaatatcgaaagttTTTGTAGCACGGGCAACCATACCGACTAATAATAATACTTAACAGTGCGCTGAataaaatcgaccaatcagagagggctttcactttgacagaactttgggtgatttttggtttctctcacgctcgtaaataataactcataaactgagcaactctgactcagtttagaacgatgttcgtagacgtcaaaaattgagtagaagtcctttttgattttgagtaactttgactcaaTTTTTGagttcccttcatataacttctttctgagtaacgtcgcatataacggcgtccattttgaaaggagattatgatgtgcttcagtttgtaacatatgttttttaattgtgtgcgcctcatCAAGGCATTATAACTGCTTACTTTTTTTACAAGGTATAATTATTGATGAATATGTGGTGTTGTTTATTGGtcgtggcggatttctagccaaaaataaaactgaactgtacccaaaaaatgagtaatgtcgtactcgaattttgagtaataatgactaatttttaaagacgcctagtgtttctcagttttgagtatttgtgaagttactcaattttagagttgttccactttttacgaaaatgcgacaaatgttactcattttagagttattatttacgagcgtgctTGTCACATCCTGTCAGATAAAATGGTGAGCATTTGCGTTAGGACCTTTTTAAGTTCTACACTCGTCTCGTCAAAGTCTGTGAAAGCGCGAAAATACGTAAACACGTTCCTTCTTGGTTGAGAAAACGGCTGCTGTATGTTCTTAAATTGGTGAAAGTCgtgattttaaaattaataatttctATTTGTACGTGTGACCAGGTACTTTTCAAGTAATGCCGTCTACAGCAACAAAAGACGAACAGGATTCGATCGAAATCGATGAATTGGAACAACTTTTGCTTGAAGCAGAATCAGAGGAGAAAGAAGAGTTGCCGCACAATGAAATAATTTTATGTGAACCGTCTTCATCTAAACCTGCTGTGGTCAAACGGCAATCGTTGTCAATAGCTGGATCAACTTTCCTAAAAGACTTTTCACAGGAAAGTAACAAAGCTGAATTATTGCCAAAACACGGTAGTGCGGTACACAGCTGTGATACCGATTCATCCGACGATGAAGAAACTCGAAATTTTCTGGAACGAAAGTATAATGAATACGGACAAGGTATTAATACGTTACTAAAACTAAAAGAGGAAGAAAGAATAGATCTGCAGGTTTCCAATTTCATTGATAGAACACTGAAAAAGGCAGATGAGGAAACCGCTCGGTTACCTCAAAAAGTGGTTCCAGCAAAAAAAGTGGCTTCGAATCAGGATATTCGACCTTTCTTTGGAGCAGTACCTATTGATAAAGCAGCTCAAGAGGTTAACAATTCCATACCAGATGTTTTTAAAAACAGCGTTTTCACAGACCCCGTCTTTGGTATTCGAATAGTACATCCATTAGTTTCCAGTACAGTTCTTCAAGAACGAATGCAAGGCCGTAAAGCCATTCCTATGATACGTCTTAAATATCACATAGAAAGTGGCAATCTGAACGAAGACTGGGCATTGGCAGGTGTGGTTTTGAGTAAAAGTCCAACAAAAGCTACAGCCAAAGGCAAACAGTATGCTATATGGAAATTAAGTGATCTTCACGGTGAAATCCAAATGataagtttatttttgtttggccaAGCGTACAAGGATTTATGGAAGACAGCTGATGGTATGGTTATTTGTATTTTAAATCCAACTGTATTTGAGCGAAACGAAGATCGGAATTCGGTTGCAACGCTGTCGATTGACAAGTCGTCGAAGGTAATGATATTGGGACAATCCAAAGACATGGGAACTTGtcgcagtagaaaaaaaaacggagaaAAATGTGCGGCTGttgtaaatttgagtaaatgtgAATATTGCGTTTACCACGTAAAACAGGAGTATAACAAGGCTTGCAGCCGAGGGGGGCTGATTTCGTCAACCGCTGGACGAGGTTTGAATGAGCTTAGAAATAAAGTTCTTGGGAAGAGTGAGGTaagtaattttaatcataaatcATTACCAGACTAGACTAAATCAACTGTAAATTTGTTTCACAGGTGTTTTATGGCGGTCAAAGTTTTACGGCTGTTAAGGCAAGCAAAAATCCCAAACAAATACAAAAGGATAAAGATCGCCTGATGACGTTATCTGAATATTACCAGTCACCATTTCAGGGAACTAATAACGGTGAAAGTCATAACTCACCAAGAAATCCTTCTTCATTACCTTCGTATCGTCAGCAAATGAATGTTACTAAGAAAGGAGCGGCATCTGGACTAGAGACCAATATAAAGCAACGCGAGAAGGACCTGGAGCGACTGAAGCAGTTAGACAAAGGTTGTCCGACAACTGCTACGAATGCTTTTCCGAATCATACGCCCAAGGAGAACTCTAGAGAGGCATTCTCAACTCCATGTTCAGCTGCTTCGAACGGATTCGAAAATCGGTCGTTTAGCTTGGAAACAAAAGTTGCACCGCGCTTGAGTACCGGTAACTTTATTATTGATTTGGGCACTTCCCCAAAACATGCGCTTCACTCGCGTCAAAAAGCGCTagaagttttgaaaaagaaacCTTTAGAAAAATCTAATCCTAATTTTATTAAACATCGTGGTTCTGAAGCGGGTAAGAAACGTGCCTTAGAAAAGATAACGTCCCTTGATCAGTCGGAATCGAATAACAATGCCAAAAAACTAAAACTAGATGATAAAGAACAGAAGCGAAGAGAAtggattgaaaaaataatgaagacTTCATCTTCCCATACTGATTTGATTCAAGCGCATGAAGAAGAGCAGCAAGAAAAGTATTTCAAGGATCTTGAGCGGAAAGAAGCCATGGAGGAGAAAATGATGAATACTTTCAAAATTGCTTGCAAGGCCGTCATCTGTACCCGTTGTAAATACATTGCTTTCTCGGCAGCTGATCGTTGCAAGGAGGAACGGCATGAGTTGCGTGTCCGTGATGCCGAGAAACGATTCTTTAAGTGTGCAGATTGTGGTAATCGAACTGTTACTTTGCATCGACTGCCAAAAACGTCCTGTCGTAGTTGTCAGAGCTCACGCTGGGAGCGCTGCGCGATGCTTAAGGACAAAAACGGCTTACAAGTTGGAGCAGGATTATCCATTCGTGGTGATGAAGAGAAATTTCTTGGAGGTTGTGCTAATACAGCTAATCTGAATTTACTTGTGCCTGATGAAGAGTGTTAAGCAGAAATTGTTAGGTACAAAAAACTTATTAGAGAATAAATTTATAATGTAATTGTGAACGTTTGATAAAatcaagaataacaaaaatacACATTAAACACACTTTATTTGAGATATTTGAAATATCATATCTAGCTCACTAGATTTTATCACTTCATTTGAGGTGCCTTACACTTGACGAGGATCGTTAAAAATTACTTCATAAGTTTATATTGTTTCATTGGTGCGTCACAAATTGCAAGCTGGAACAAACACAAGTGTAAAGCCGACTACACTACTTTAATCGTTTTGAAACAATGATGCATTTTTTGCTAGAGAAGCAATCGTTGAATTGATCAGTTTTGGTCCGCAAAGCTCGTTTTGATTAATCGTGAACTGCACGAGGATTACCAGATACGTTGTTGCTGCACCAGTCAACTGAAATAGAGAACCGGATGAGAATATTGATAtaataaagaacaaacttttataACATTTGTCAAAATATCATGAACATTAGCGTCTTCCTAGGTGAGAGTTCATTCAAATTTAGCACCTAGTTTACGATATTGCTCTTAAAGAATGATGGATCCACTGCTAATCTCCGTGTTAGAGGCGGCTGCacaacgtcctggtgtcagcgtggaaTTCTAAACAAAGCTGGCGAGACGGAGGGTTGGAAATGGCCCAACAACCGCCCCGGGAAAcaatatgttacaaacaacATAAAAGGATTCGGAATAATTCGCATGGACTTATGCAACGAAATGAGGAATAATATTGGAAACTTGGGGCAAGCAACTGCAAATTGCTCTGCTTTGCAGGATACCGCAGGTTACTCTTCGATGAGCTATATTTACGTAACTTTGAACTCGTAGTGCTACAGGAACTTTGATGGACAGGACAGAGGATATGGAAAAGCGGGTAACTGGCGGTTGccttctaccagagttgtggcatcaccagcgagctgggaaccttGTTGGCATCACCTATGAAGCTGGGCTCCATAGTTCTGGGCAAGGTGCACCAACGCGTGATggagccgatcaacgcaagaaTGTGCAAGTTGTGGATAAAGTACAGCATCACCAACGTGCACTGCCGaaatgaaggaagacccgacgacgagaaggaaagCGTTCTAAGCGTAGGTGGAGCAGGTTTGCGAAAGCTACCTGCAACAAGACGTGAAAGTCGTCATTGGGGAGTTGAATGCTCAGGTAGAACGGGaagcaatgtacagaccggtaatctgCCAGGTAGCCTGCAGCCATCcatgtctaatgataacggccatcggttcgtgaactttgcagcctgccgtggtatggtagtccgaagtacttccgtaaaaaaattcataaaaccaCCTGGAAATCAACCACCCAATCAACACACAGAGAATCAAATCGATCACATTCTAAACCGCAGTGCGAATCTCGGTTCAAACCACTAcgtagtagctgtgtgcatgcgctagAAACTCTCGACGGTGTATAagacccgccgaagtcgaacgccaaATATCGAGTAACGGGgtggcgatgcagtagagcgcaagggcggtatggcaactgatcttggtgcacgtgCAGAAGACCACAGGATTCCAGCTCCTGATCTACTTGAGGTGCAGGAGGATATTGGTCGCCtggaaaacaataaagctgctggagtggatcTCCTTCCCAGCGAGCCATTGAAATACGATGGAGAGACACTGGCTatagccgtgcactgggtcattgtcaagatttGGGAAGAAGAACGAgcaccggaggagtggatgaagGTATTATGTGTCCCATTCACataaagggcgacaagctggaatCCTGAATTACTGGGCAATCTACTGAACGCCGTCACAAGAAACTATTTCAAATACTCTGTCGTCGGTTATCACCaattgcgaagcagttcgtgagGCAGTACCAGACGGGATTCGTGGGTGCCCGCACCACCACGAATCAGATATTCGCAGGTTatgccgcgaatacaacgtgcccacacattatcaatttcaaaatgacatatgacacaatctatcgagaccagctatggtaaATTATACACGAATACGGATTTTCAGACAAAGCGACGATAGATCGAGTAaagtgtgtagttcgagtactGGGGACACTCTGGAGTCTCTTCGAAACTCGAAGAGGTTTATGGCAAGGTGGTGGTCTCTGTGGCATGATGTTCCAAATGATGTTCCAAAAGTCGGTCCAAATctggcttcgccgacgatatcaaCATTGTAGATCGGATCTTTGTAAAGATGGCGAATACGTACATCGACCTAAAGGCCGAagtcaaacggattggactAGTCATCGATGGTTCACGAGAAGAccgtgctaacctcccaccccgaactcaagttggtggtgatgaaatcgaggtgatcGACGGTCACAGGTAACTGCCGTCAACGATCCCAAGCAGAGGAATTCATCTGCGCActatggcaggaaatcgcgcatactttggtctccataagacgctccgatcgagtagaattcgccgccgcaccaagttgaccatctacacgACACTGATCAGACCAGTTCTCTACGGCCATGGCATATGCTTTCCATCTTCTGTGGaatgcagatggagaacgggGCATGGAGGAGGTAAATGAGCCCCGAACTGCAGAAGCTGCTAggaagccatctatcgtccacaccggtATGCTTGGCAAGTTGCGGTCAAAGACGAGACGGAAAGATGCACACCGAGCAACACATTTTTTATCTAATCTCCGAGAGAtgcgcaaaaaatatatttgggttCGGTTTTACAGGATTTTTAGgaaatataaaaatttgaactgaaaaaacgtgaaaatttgaattttttaataaaacccaAATTAGCACGTCGACTAAACATTTTCCAGAGTCGTCGGCCTGATGTTggaccacagagaacagacattcatgtacatataaaaaaaattgaaaatcgtgtttcaaaatttgaataaaaatacgcaatacactaacgacatctgtcttgtggtgccccagttgaaCTGCATAAATTGATATTTTGTCGATGTCAGTGCTTTGTTTTTCAGTGACGCGaacgccacatagcgggagaaTTACCACTTACGGTTAAATGACGGTTGAAGTTTTTACACGtcctttgaaaataagatgaaccttctgttctctgtggttgtATTACTGTTGGATGATATGATGATTTTTTCTGGCTCTGAGATTGAGTTAATTCTTAATTAAACCCTCCCATGTTTCTTCTAGGTGCCATGTAAAGCTAAATTTTTCGTTCATAGCTAAACCAGTTTGGACTGCGCGAACATTTTTCTTCTTTACTTATTTTATCAGTATTCACACTGTCAGATTTTTGCTACTAGATTCGATGATGTGCTATTTTATTATTCGTTAAGATTTTGTTATTCATACAAAATCGTTTTCTCCAGGCTGTTCGCATCCACCGATCATTTGgaaattcatgttttttttttatagaacaTAAATATTTCTGGTTTGAAACCAGCTGTTTTGAAAGAGTAAAGatcttatttttaaaaatattacgaTTGAAAGTCGCAAAAGGTAAAAAGGAAGTTAACTTAATTCTCTTTCAAAAAAGTACACTGAAAAAACATACAGCAATATTTTGTTGAAGATTATGGAAAGTAAACTCTGATGCAAATGTCATTGAATTTCATATTAAGTGGAGAAATGTTCAATGTGTCAAATAATGTTAATAATGGCATTGGGTTGACTCGGGTTAAAGAAACAATGATCAGAGATACTCTTTACatagaatttttttctaaaatgtttCATATTAATTTACCTATCCGTGACTCTTTCACGCCATTTTGCGCCAAAAATACACGCAGTCCTCTCGGcccaaatttgaaatgttttattatttatgaaattttgcttttttcgtgTTATCTAAATTTTATTGTCTAAATTTTTTCCTTACTATAATTTAAGTTAAGATGCTTACCGTGAACAGAAGTGTGAAATCTAAGTTGAATAATCCATACGCTGTGAAAGATACTTTTCGGTGGGTCAACTGCAGAGAAAGGTTGGACAGCTGT from Wyeomyia smithii strain HCP4-BCI-WySm-NY-G18 chromosome 3, ASM2978416v1, whole genome shotgun sequence encodes the following:
- the LOC129726964 gene encoding U2 small nuclear ribonucleoprotein auxiliary factor 35 kDa subunit-related protein 1 isoform X1; translation: MDNKIVLRRKDWRKLFKKMRRKRIRRRVAQDRDRQLAEIEKLKLNNPSYVAYLQEKERSELLSQQQQEELSRYENALWMDREMEFQLAYKEKQKQFEAAAKQEHEKRSRIRKEFEEQMQKANAMKAEKERLLTEFRQKQQERERMLAEYLMGIDDNVATLRETIHSRAGANPCSFFSKIGSCRYGLRCSSDHQTPSLSELILIPNFFAHPALDDQQHPEYGNDLAIEFDEDELNRCYRDFFFDIIEEFEQFGTITTIFTCRNFEPHLKGHVFIQYNDMRSAAKAFQRMNGRFYASRQLHIEFRSPIAWTSAVCGLFEQSRCQKGKVCNYLHLMVNPVSKYRYDHFKELQSARSSRRLCERTPMIQRTWDEIENSIPSKTNWRWSESPAVEITSRSRHQSSRQKSPDQKESTIKHCTRDTNRERRSSYNSARRRRSRSKSSDRSDRHREHDKHRSRSPSNSMGDRKTKERFKSTQSNSRKEHRASDGLGKRYDEKLFTENRTIHYNRRSMTA
- the LOC129726964 gene encoding U2 small nuclear ribonucleoprotein auxiliary factor 35 kDa subunit-related protein 1 isoform X2, whose protein sequence is MDNKIVLRRKDWRKLFKKMRRKRIRRRVAQDRDRQLAEIEKLKLNNPSYVAYLQEKERSELLSQQQQEELSRYENALWMDREMEFQLAYKEKQKQFEAAAKQEHEKRSRIRKEFEEQMQKANAMKAEKERLLTEFRQKQQERERMLAEYLMGIDDNVATLRETIHSRAGANPCSFFSKIGSCRYGLRCSSDHQTPSLSELILIPNFFAHPALDDQQHPEYGNDLAIEFDEDELNRCYRDFFFDIIEEFEQFGTITTIFTCRNFEPHLKGHVFIQYNDMRSAAKAFQRMNGRFYASRQLHIEFRSPIAWTSAVCGLFEQSRCQKGKVCNYLHLMVNPVSKYRYDHFKELQSARSSRRLCERTPMIQRTWDEIENSIPSKTNWRWSESPAVEITSRSRHQSSRQKSPDQKESTIKHCTRDTNRERRSSYNSARRRRSRSKSSDRSDRHREHDKHRSRSPSNSMGDRKTKERFKSTQSNSRKEHRASDGLGKSRSRS
- the LOC129729054 gene encoding protein MCM10 homolog, producing the protein MPSTATKDEQDSIEIDELEQLLLEAESEEKEELPHNEIILCEPSSSKPAVVKRQSLSIAGSTFLKDFSQESNKAELLPKHGSAVHSCDTDSSDDEETRNFLERKYNEYGQGINTLLKLKEEERIDLQVSNFIDRTLKKADEETARLPQKVVPAKKVASNQDIRPFFGAVPIDKAAQEVNNSIPDVFKNSVFTDPVFGIRIVHPLVSSTVLQERMQGRKAIPMIRLKYHIESGNLNEDWALAGVVLSKSPTKATAKGKQYAIWKLSDLHGEIQMISLFLFGQAYKDLWKTADGMVICILNPTVFERNEDRNSVATLSIDKSSKVMILGQSKDMGTCRSRKKNGEKCAAVVNLSKCEYCVYHVKQEYNKACSRGGLISSTAGRGLNELRNKVLGKSEVFYGGQSFTAVKASKNPKQIQKDKDRLMTLSEYYQSPFQGTNNGESHNSPRNPSSLPSYRQQMNVTKKGAASGLETNIKQREKDLERLKQLDKGCPTTATNAFPNHTPKENSREAFSTPCSAASNGFENRSFSLETKVAPRLSTGNFIIDLGTSPKHALHSRQKALEVLKKKPLEKSNPNFIKHRGSEAGKKRALEKITSLDQSESNNNAKKLKLDDKEQKRREWIEKIMKTSSSHTDLIQAHEEEQQEKYFKDLERKEAMEEKMMNTFKIACKAVICTRCKYIAFSAADRCKEERHELRVRDAEKRFFKCADCGNRTVTLHRLPKTSCRSCQSSRWERCAMLKDKNGLQVGAGLSIRGDEEKFLGGCANTANLNLLVPDEEC